A region of the Polynucleobacter sp. MWH-Braz-FAM2G genome:
ACTCCATATCATGCTGCGCGATAGCGCGAATCTCAATAATAGAATCCTTTTTTGCCGTTGCTGGCATGGTGATAGATGTACGGGACGTTTTACTCATACCAACTCCGTACAAGCTGAAAGAGTCACCAAAGTTTCTGCTGATCCCCGCCAAAAACTACCATTGCTCATTTGCGCAATGGCCCAAACCGTTTGACTATCAGCCAAACGAACTCGTGTCGTGATATTCGCAGTACCTGATCGTGGAGTCAGGTAAACGGTAAAAATGTTTGGCAAAGGATTACCTTCAGCGACCACATGAATAGCTTTGACATAATCATTTGCCGTCATTGGACTCTCTACGCTTACCTTCAATACAACTAAATTACCGTTTTCAACAAGCGGTGGAATTACAAGCGTAACGCGCCCATCCTGCACAACTGCCCCGCCGGTAATTTTTTTGATTGCCTCTGCGGCATCTTCTTTTTTAGCAAAGGCCGCTATTGGGTTGAAGCAGATACCCAAAGCCAAGAAACCTAATCCACGGATCTGTCTTAGCCAATCTCGACGGTGCGCTTGAAACATTTTCTTCATCTTATTTTCATTTGCTATTTTGAATATTCATAGTCATTAAGAAAGCAATAACATCTTCTATCTCCTGGCCAGTCAATATAGTTTGTCCCGCAAATTTTGGGGCGACCCGATTTAAATGACTAGTCTGATAGTAGGCTGGCATGATCGTTTGAGGATTAAAGTACGCCGCATTCACAATGCGCGCCCTGAGTTGAGGAGCATCCAAGCGAGCAGCACTGGCTTGTAGGTCAGGCGCCAAATTACCCTGAAAACGCTCTTCAGGAAATGGTCCGCTATGACACAACAAACATAATCCAGTTTGGCGACTGGTAACAATCGCCCTACCGCGAACTGGATTACCTGGTGCAGCAGAGAGAGATTCAACAATGGAGCCTCCCTGAATTACCTGAGCATTTACAGCATCAAGAGAGAGAATTGCCAGCAATGAAACTGCTAAAGCAATTCTCTTTCTCATTGGTAAAAATTCCGCTTTAAGCCAGCTCTTACACCAACTTGATGCCGCTGTTTTTCAAAGGTACTGTACGCAAACGCTTTCCTGTTGCACGATAGAACGCATTAATGACGGCAGGCGCAGCAACCGCAATTGTTGGCTCACCGACGCCACCCCAGTCTTTGCCGCCACCTTGAATGATGATGGTTTCGACTTGAGGCATCTGGTACAGGCGAATGGAGTTAAAGGTGTCAAAGTTCTTTTGAACAACAGCACCTTTTTCAATCGTAATTTCCTCTTCGAATAAAGCAGATAGGCCGTAGACAAAAGAACCGGAAACTTGGCGGGCAACTTGCGCTGGGTTAACAACATAACCTGGATCAGTTGCAGCAACAATACGATGAATTTTCACTTCATTCCCATTTTTAACGGAAATCTCGCAGGCTGCGGCTACATAACTACCAAAAGAACGCATTTGAGCTACACCACGATAGATGCCAGGCGCAGCAGGCTTAGTCCAACCAATACCATCCGCAACCGCATTTAATACAGCAACTGCCCGAGGAAATTCCCTCATGTGCTTGCGACGGAACTCGACCGCATCCATTCCGGTAGCTTCAGCCAACTCATCCATGAATGTTTCAATAAATATCGCATTTTGGTTAACGTTCACACCACGCCAAAATCCTGGTGGCACATGGGTATTACGCATTGCATGATCAATATTTAAATTCGGGAAGCTATAGGTAATACCATGCTCACCCAGTGGCTCAACTCCTTGGAACACCAAGGGATCTTTACCCTTGAATGACTCTACGACAGCAGGGCGAACTGCAGACAAGATCGATTGACCTGATAAACGCATATTGACACCAGTAACATTTTTCTTGTCATCGATAGCAGCAGTCATCTTGCACATCATGACTGGATGGTAACGACCTTGCGTCATATCCTCTTCACGAGTCCAAATTAACTTGATAGGAGTTCCAGGCATCTGTTTAGCAATATTGACTGCTTGTGTCGTGAAATCTTGGAATGCGCCACGGCGACCAAAACCACCACCAAGGTTTACCTTGTAAACATTGCACTTTTCAGCAGGTAGTCCTGAGGCAGCAATCACTGCCGCAAGAGAGGCTTCGCCATCTTGTGTGGGCACCCAGGCTTCACAAGAATCTGGGGTCCACTTCGCGGTAGCTGTTTGCGGCTCCAAGGTAGCGTGATTCAGGAAGGGATAAAAGTACGTCGCTTCAATTGTTTTGGATGCAGAAGAAAGCGCAGATTTAATATCGCCATTTGAATTATGAACAAAGGCATCATTCGCATTTAAACCGTCTTCCAACATTTTTTTAATGGAAGCGCTAGAGACATTGGCATTAGCACCATCATTCCAAATAATGCTGACTTGATCCATGGCGGTTTTTGCCTGCCAGAAAGTTTCTGCTATTACTGCTACCGCAGAATTACCAACTGGGACTACCTTCTTCACGCCTTTCATATTCAGCGCTTTGGACGCATCGTAACTCATCACAGTGCCGCCAAACACAGGAGACTCTTTAATGTTAGCAACCAACATGCCAGGCAACTTCAAGTCAATTGCATAGACTTGTCGGCCAGTCACTTTATCCGCCACACCATCGATACGATCAACTGATTTACCAATCAACTTCCACTCTTTAGGGTCTTTCAAGGGTGGATCTTTAGGCACTTCTAACTGTGATGCAGCAACAGAAACTTTGCCGAAGGTTGTTTTTTTACCTGTAGGCTGATGTGTAATCACGCTATTTTCTGCAACACACTCTGAGGCTGGAACATTCCATTGATTTGCGGCAGCCTGAATGAGCATCATGCGGGCAGCGGCACCACCCTTGCGAACGTACAACTCAGATGTACGAATACCGCGACTACCGCCAGTGGAGTAGCTACCCCATACCTTGTTACGCTTTAAATTTTCAGCAGGAGATGGATAGTCATAAGAAACTTTTTTCCAGTCACACTGCAATTCTTCAGCAACTAATTGCGCTAAACCAGTAATAGTTCCCTGACCCATTTCAGAGCGGACAATGCGCACGATCACATCATCATTGGGCTTAACGACAACCCACACCCCAATCTCAGGAGTTGCCAGTGGCGTCATGGCAGTGGTGCCATTACCGATTGCAGCATTTGCCGTTGATATCAAGGAAAGATCAAAACCAATGGCTAAACCAGCAGCAACAGTGCTAGAACCAATTACAAAATGACGACGGGAGATGTTTGTATTAATAGTCATTGATCTCTCCTTAAGCCTTGCTAGCAGCATGAATCGCTGCACGAACTTGCTGGAAAGTACCGCAACGGCAAATATTGGTGATCGATTCATCAATTTGCGCATCGGTTGGCTTGGGGTTGTTTCTAAGCAATGCTGTTGTAGCCATCACCATGCCTGATTGACAGTAGCCACATTGAGGCACTTGATTATCAACCCAAGCTTTTTGCACCTTGGAGAGTTGACCATTTTTTTCAAGACTTTCAATCGTCTCGATTTTTTGCCCAGCCGCCGCTGAGACTGGTAAGACACAACTGCGTGTAGCCTGTCCATTGAATAAAACGGTGCATGCGCCACATTGACCAACTCCACAACCATACTTGGTTCCGGTGAGGCCAACTTGTTCACGAATTACCCAAAGCAACGGGGTTTGTGGATCAACATCCACTTTGTATTTTTTGCCATTGACATTTAACTCAGTCATGCGTGCTCTCCTAATCAGTTTTTTATTCTTTAAGGGTTTAATTAACCCTATTTATTGTGTGATCATCTTAACCAAGAATTTACTTATTGCGATGCAACATAAATCAAGGCACTGTAATATCAAATCATGATCTACGGACTAGTACAAATCCTTCTCTTTCAGAGCCTTGGCGAACTAGCCTCTAAATTCATTTTGCCCACCCTACCTGGACCTGTAATCGGCCTGATTCTGATGGTGATGTGGCTTATCTTACGTAAAGGCATCAATGCAGAACTCGCCCTAGTTGCCGATGGATTCAGTCAATACCTCGGCCTCCTATTTGTTCCAGCGGCTGTTGGAGTAGTGTTATTTCTTCCCCAATTAAAGGCAAACGCACTAGCCATTGTTAGCGCTCTGATAGGCAGCGTGATTCTAACTATTGCATCGAGCGCATTAGTTGCGCGCTTCTTGAGCCAGAAAGCGCCTCATGACTGAGAAACATTCTATCGTTGAGATTTGGGTCTACCTTTCTGGTAGCCCGCTATTTGCCTTATTCATAACTCTTGCAGCTTATCAAATTGGTCTGAGCATTTATAAAGCCACCCAACAAAACCCACTAGCGAATCCTGTGGCGATAGCGATTTTGATTGTTGCGACAACAATTCAATTAATTGAAATGCCTTACTCAACCTATTTCGAAGGTGCGCAATTCATTCACTTTCTATTGGGGTCAGCAACGGTATCTCTCGCAATCCCCATTTATCGAGGCCTTAGTAGCTTAAAAGGCAGATCCATTCCATTGATTGCCTCGCTCTGCACTGGTGGACTGGTATCGATTATTAGTGCTGTGGGCATAGCTACTCTTCTGGGGGCGGATTCAAGCATTACTGGAGCGATGTACCCCAAATCTGTGACCGCGCCGATTGCCATGGGTATTGCTGAGCGCATTGGCGTGTCCCCTACCCTAACCGCAATCTTCGCAGTAAGCACTGGGATTTTGGGGGCTATTCTTGCGCCCTTTGTGCTCAATGCCCTTGGCATGAAAGCTTGGTGGCAAAGAGGATTTGCGATTGGTATTGGGGCACATGGAATTGGTACCTCACGTGCATTTAGCATTCACCCGGAAGCGGGAACTTATGCCAGCCTTGCAATGGGTATGAATGGCGTTGTAAGCGCAGTTGCCATTCCAGTGCTCTACCATCTATTAAATAAGTGAATTACCATACATTAAATAACAAGAGACAAAATACAAGCATCGAATGAATATTCCAGATCCAGTCAAATTAACGCAAGAATTAATCCGCTTTAATACAATCAATCCCCCCGGTAATGAAGATGAGCTGTGCAATTACCTAAGCGAATTGTTAAAGTCTGCGAATTTCGAATGCCTTAATGTAGACTTTGCCCCAAGACGCAGAAGCATTGTTGCCCGCATACCTGGAGCTAAAAATACTCCTAACATTTGCTTTACCGGACACGTAGACGTTGTTCCACTTGGTGATCGGCAATGGGAACATGAGCCTTTTTCGGGTGTTATTCAGGATGGCAAATTATTTGGTCGCGGCTCTAGCGACATGAAAAGTGGCATTGCCGCTTTTGTCGTAGCTGCTATGAAAACAGCCCATTTAGCAAAAGGTAAAAGCGGAATCAGCATGATTATTACCGCTGGTGAAGAGACTGGCTGCGAAGGTGCTTTCTATATTGCTCAGCAAAAAGAAGTGATTGATTTTATTGGTAAGGTAGGTTGCTTCGTAGTGGCGGAGCCTACTGCTAATGAACCGATTATTGGTCATAAAGGGGCATATTGGCTACGTGCTAAAGCTGAAGGCATTACTGCTCATGGCTCTATGCCTGAGAGAGGTGATAACGCTTTTTACAAACTTGCAAAAGGTGCACTCTTACTTGAGAAGTTTCAATTTGACACCCCGCCCCACGACCTCATGGGCCAAGGCACATTGAACGTAGGCACTGCTAAGGCAGGATTAAATATTAATTCTGTACCAGATGCGGCAGAAATGACCTTAGATATTCGTTCGGTGCCAGGACAGAGTCACAAACATATTTTTGGCTGCCTCTGCAAAACACTTGGTCCGAATATTAAATTGGAAACCATCATGGATGTTGAGGGAATTTATACCCCACCGGATCATCCCTGGATTCAAACGGTCTTTGCATTTTGCGAAGAAATCAATGGCGTTAAGCCTGTTCCAAAGTCGATCTCTTACTTTACGGATGCATCTGCGCTAAAAGGTTTGATTGGTGAGCCCCCAACTGTAGTGTTAGGTCCTGGTCAACCAGAAATGGCGCATCAAACGAATGAGTTTTGCTTTACAGACAAAATTATCCAAGCTACAGCCTTGTTTGAGAGGCTTATCATAGATTGGCAGAACAATAAATCACATGAAGAGGCAAATGCAAAATGAAAATTGAGAACACTCCATTTAAAGAAATGGACGCCGATACTTATGTAACCAATATGGATGCCTATTGGCTTCCGTACACACCCAATCGTTACTTTAAAAATAAACCCAAAATTATGGTTGCCGCCAAAGGGGTTTATTACACCGATGACCATGGACGTAAATTATTTGATGGCGCTTCTGGGCTGTGGACATCCCCTCTCGGTCATGGTGATCCACGCATTATTGATGCAATTCAAAAGCAATATCACAAAATGGATTATGTTCCAGCCTTTCAGATGGCAGGACCAGAAACATTTCGCCTTGCAGAAAGGATCGTCAAGTACGCGCCTTCTGGTTTAAATAAAGTATTTTTCGTTAACTCTGGATCTGAGGCAGTAGACACTTCACTAAAGATAGCGCTTGCTTATCATCGCGCAAAAGGTGAAGCTAGCCGCACTCGCTTCATCGGCAGAGAGCGCGCTTATCACGGTGGATGCGTTGGTGGAATTTCTGTTGGCGGCATCCCAACAAATCGCAAATCATTTGGTTCAATGATGATGCTAGGAGTAGACCATCTACCGCATACCTTAAATTTATCGCAAATGGCTTTCTCTAAAGGGATGCCAACTTGGGGCGCACATCTTGCAGATGAATTAGAGCGAATTGTTTTATTGCATGATGCAAGCAATATTGCAGCAGTTATTCTTGAGCCCGTTCAAGGCTCGACCGGCGTGATCGTGCCACCAGTCGGCTACTTACAAAAAATTCGGGAAATCTGCGACAAACACGGCATCCTACTCATTTTTGACGAAGTCATTACAGGCTTTGGACGCTTAGCCGCCAATTTTGGAGCAGATCGTTTTGGCGTTAAACCTGACATGATCACGTTTGCAAAGGCAATTACGAATGGCGTTATCCCAATGGGTGGCGTGATTGTTCGTGAAGATATTTACAACACTATTGTTGGAGCAGGTGGCCAAGAACAATTAATTGAATTTTTCCATGGATTTACTTACTCAGGACATCCAATTGCTACAGCTGCAGCAAATGCATGCCTAGATATTTTTGAATCTGATGGAATCATAGAAAAGACAAAGACATTAGAGAAGATATTTGAAGACGGCGTACATTCTTATAAAGGAATGCCAGGCATATTGGATATTCGCAACTGCGGCTTGGCTGCAGGGCTTGATTTAGAGCCGATCGCTGGTAAACCTGGCTTGCGCGGCATGCAAGTTTTAGAAAGCTGTATTGAGAATGGAATCTTAGTGCGCATTACCGGTGACACCATTGCAATGGGACCTCCATTTGTCGCCACACCAACTGAGCTTGAATCCTTTATTGACACCTTTGGCAAAGTTTTAAAGAAAGCCTTCTAATTGTGGCAAGCAATGATGCAGTACAGATTGCTAAACAGCTTCGTGTAGATGGCGGTCGACTCTACTCTTCCTTATTAGAGCTGGCTCAAATTGGGGCTACCCCTAAAGGCGGAGTGTGCCGACTTGCCCTGACTGATTTAGATAAGCAAGGTCGTCAATGGGTAATCAATAAGGCGCTTAGCTTGGGTCTCACGATAGTAACTGACCAAATTGGCAATACCTTTATGCGCCGTGAAGGCAAAAAACCTCACTTGGCACCCATCATGACTGGTAGTCATATAGATACCCAACCTACCGGCGGTAAATATGATGGGAACTACGGTGTACTAGCAGGTTTAGAAGTCATCGAAACGCTTAACGATCATCAAATTGAAACTGAGGCGCCCATTGAGGTTGTTTTCTGGACCAATGAAGAAGGTTCACGCTTTACACCTGTAATGATGGGGTCTGGAGTTTTTTCCGGGGCAATCAGCCAAGAACTTGCTTATACATCCAAAGATATTGATGGCAAAAATGTTAAAGATGAGCTTACTCGTATTGGTTTTTTAGGAACACAAAAACCTGGCGATCATCCCTGTGGAGCTTACTTTGAAGCCCACATAGAACAAGGACCCATACTTGAATATCAAGATAAAGTTATTGGTGTAGTACCGGCAGTGATGGGTCTACGTTGGTTTGATTGCACTGTTCAGGGTTTTGAGGCGCATGCTGGTCCAACCCCAATGGAAATTCGGGATGATGCTCTACAAAATTCCCTCCGCATCATGCAAAAAGTTGTTGATGTTGCCAACCAATATGCGCCTCATGGAAGAGGCACTGTCGGCATGGTGCAAGTCTTTCCGAATAGTAGAAATGTTATCCCAGGTAGAGTGCAGTTCTCGATTGATATTCGCCATACAGACGCCAGTACATTGGATCAGATGACTGTTGATCTTAAAGAATGTATTAAAGATA
Encoded here:
- a CDS encoding (2Fe-2S)-binding protein, which translates into the protein MTELNVNGKKYKVDVDPQTPLLWVIREQVGLTGTKYGCGVGQCGACTVLFNGQATRSCVLPVSAAAGQKIETIESLEKNGQLSKVQKAWVDNQVPQCGYCQSGMVMATTALLRNNPKPTDAQIDESITNICRCGTFQQVRAAIHAASKA
- a CDS encoding CidA/LrgA family protein, producing the protein MIYGLVQILLFQSLGELASKFILPTLPGPVIGLILMVMWLILRKGINAELALVADGFSQYLGLLFVPAAVGVVLFLPQLKANALAIVSALIGSVILTIASSALVARFLSQKAPHD
- a CDS encoding Zn-dependent hydrolase, with product MASNDAVQIAKQLRVDGGRLYSSLLELAQIGATPKGGVCRLALTDLDKQGRQWVINKALSLGLTIVTDQIGNTFMRREGKKPHLAPIMTGSHIDTQPTGGKYDGNYGVLAGLEVIETLNDHQIETEAPIEVVFWTNEEGSRFTPVMMGSGVFSGAISQELAYTSKDIDGKNVKDELTRIGFLGTQKPGDHPCGAYFEAHIEQGPILEYQDKVIGVVPAVMGLRWFDCTVQGFEAHAGPTPMEIRDDALQNSLRIMQKVVDVANQYAPHGRGTVGMVQVFPNSRNVIPGRVQFSIDIRHTDASTLDQMTVDLKECIKDIATEKSIKIDLKEVSYFPPCNFDEGCIQTIRQAAQDLGYSHMDVVSGAGHDAIYMKSIAPTGMIFIPCKDGVSHNEIEDAKADHLEAGANVLLQSILAYAKRSN
- a CDS encoding LrgB family protein; the protein is MTEKHSIVEIWVYLSGSPLFALFITLAAYQIGLSIYKATQQNPLANPVAIAILIVATTIQLIEMPYSTYFEGAQFIHFLLGSATVSLAIPIYRGLSSLKGRSIPLIASLCTGGLVSIISAVGIATLLGADSSITGAMYPKSVTAPIAMGIAERIGVSPTLTAIFAVSTGILGAILAPFVLNALGMKAWWQRGFAIGIGAHGIGTSRAFSIHPEAGTYASLAMGMNGVVSAVAIPVLYHLLNK
- a CDS encoding SoxY-related AACIE arm protein, which gives rise to MFQAHRRDWLRQIRGLGFLALGICFNPIAAFAKKEDAAEAIKKITGGAVVQDGRVTLVIPPLVENGNLVVLKVSVESPMTANDYVKAIHVVAEGNPLPNIFTVYLTPRSGTANITTRVRLADSQTVWAIAQMSNGSFWRGSAETLVTLSACTELV
- a CDS encoding aspartate aminotransferase family protein, producing MKIENTPFKEMDADTYVTNMDAYWLPYTPNRYFKNKPKIMVAAKGVYYTDDHGRKLFDGASGLWTSPLGHGDPRIIDAIQKQYHKMDYVPAFQMAGPETFRLAERIVKYAPSGLNKVFFVNSGSEAVDTSLKIALAYHRAKGEASRTRFIGRERAYHGGCVGGISVGGIPTNRKSFGSMMMLGVDHLPHTLNLSQMAFSKGMPTWGAHLADELERIVLLHDASNIAAVILEPVQGSTGVIVPPVGYLQKIREICDKHGILLIFDEVITGFGRLAANFGADRFGVKPDMITFAKAITNGVIPMGGVIVREDIYNTIVGAGGQEQLIEFFHGFTYSGHPIATAAANACLDIFESDGIIEKTKTLEKIFEDGVHSYKGMPGILDIRNCGLAAGLDLEPIAGKPGLRGMQVLESCIENGILVRITGDTIAMGPPFVATPTELESFIDTFGKVLKKAF
- the soxX gene encoding sulfur oxidation c-type cytochrome SoxX; this encodes MRKRIALAVSLLAILSLDAVNAQVIQGGSIVESLSAAPGNPVRGRAIVTSRQTGLCLLCHSGPFPEERFQGNLAPDLQASAARLDAPQLRARIVNAAYFNPQTIMPAYYQTSHLNRVAPKFAGQTILTGQEIEDVIAFLMTMNIQNSK
- a CDS encoding M20 family metallopeptidase; this encodes MNIPDPVKLTQELIRFNTINPPGNEDELCNYLSELLKSANFECLNVDFAPRRRSIVARIPGAKNTPNICFTGHVDVVPLGDRQWEHEPFSGVIQDGKLFGRGSSDMKSGIAAFVVAAMKTAHLAKGKSGISMIITAGEETGCEGAFYIAQQKEVIDFIGKVGCFVVAEPTANEPIIGHKGAYWLRAKAEGITAHGSMPERGDNAFYKLAKGALLLEKFQFDTPPHDLMGQGTLNVGTAKAGLNINSVPDAAEMTLDIRSVPGQSHKHIFGCLCKTLGPNIKLETIMDVEGIYTPPDHPWIQTVFAFCEEINGVKPVPKSISYFTDASALKGLIGEPPTVVLGPGQPEMAHQTNEFCFTDKIIQATALFERLIIDWQNNKSHEEANAK
- a CDS encoding xanthine dehydrogenase family protein molybdopterin-binding subunit; amino-acid sequence: MTINTNISRRHFVIGSSTVAAGLAIGFDLSLISTANAAIGNGTTAMTPLATPEIGVWVVVKPNDDVIVRIVRSEMGQGTITGLAQLVAEELQCDWKKVSYDYPSPAENLKRNKVWGSYSTGGSRGIRTSELYVRKGGAAARMMLIQAAANQWNVPASECVAENSVITHQPTGKKTTFGKVSVAASQLEVPKDPPLKDPKEWKLIGKSVDRIDGVADKVTGRQVYAIDLKLPGMLVANIKESPVFGGTVMSYDASKALNMKGVKKVVPVGNSAVAVIAETFWQAKTAMDQVSIIWNDGANANVSSASIKKMLEDGLNANDAFVHNSNGDIKSALSSASKTIEATYFYPFLNHATLEPQTATAKWTPDSCEAWVPTQDGEASLAAVIAASGLPAEKCNVYKVNLGGGFGRRGAFQDFTTQAVNIAKQMPGTPIKLIWTREEDMTQGRYHPVMMCKMTAAIDDKKNVTGVNMRLSGQSILSAVRPAVVESFKGKDPLVFQGVEPLGEHGITYSFPNLNIDHAMRNTHVPPGFWRGVNVNQNAIFIETFMDELAEATGMDAVEFRRKHMREFPRAVAVLNAVADGIGWTKPAAPGIYRGVAQMRSFGSYVAAACEISVKNGNEVKIHRIVAATDPGYVVNPAQVARQVSGSFVYGLSALFEEEITIEKGAVVQKNFDTFNSIRLYQMPQVETIIIQGGGKDWGGVGEPTIAVAAPAVINAFYRATGKRLRTVPLKNSGIKLV